Proteins encoded by one window of Cloeon dipterum chromosome 4, ieCloDipt1.1, whole genome shotgun sequence:
- the LOC135943775 gene encoding uncharacterized protein LOC135943775: MDKDSDFEDRRMNNSRKRQMADSPASDEAEEKIPRVEFEPTTKSVIAEKLESVKSNRGGIPAILYAAEFACFEECQALVKQGEDVNVTDKIGNDVYHYAFNSQPLDLLKFAFEQDPSVVKVKERDEYDQEIAWEAAMNLNFESFMWILEMAGSLVESKEWRLEIIKHAAANDNEEDGEAIANHVFNSFANDYDKEDLTCVLTEVMPWGKLKVVQMLVDRGADLKAVEENELEAAKFVYQKNPEEITSRMLICAAEKRNVEMCEWLVGLLEEQGRKQPVDQSPESNEKKEKIPRGEFDPKVPLAEKLAYVKSNRGDIPAILYAAEFACFEVCQELVKQGEDVNVTDKIGNDVYHYACKNKTCDLELIDLFANNGADIERLNENQDDAVMDALQQGNVKFAVKLFGLYGTERSLLWYCIPSQTTNMLKLAYDQDPSVVKVKNSDGFDKEILKQAALFKDFETFELVLQIERDFSGDLLKSKEFREDILKKAAINDNEEASVKITDFIFSFANDFEQKDFTRLLTDIMPGAKLKVVQMLVDRGADLKVRMWREGISYSLFEKAVEENELEAAKFAYEKNPEEITSRMLICAAEKRNVEMCEWLVGLLEAPFIEILIPAFMYFIARYKPFGDEIIPQSAPKLRSYINQVDREGKTALHLAVDQHNLGALGALLEIGADIEVQYQFYNLLIYCLKKTFLEGAKIVYAKDRSQLRGCDAKMASAFSKDRVETENWLNSLRATTNSN; this comes from the exons ATGGACAAAGATTCAGATTTTGAGGACAGGAGAATGAACAATTCCC GAAAACGACAAATGGCTGATTCCCCAGCGTCGGACGAGGCAGAAGAGAAGATTCCAAGAGTGGAATTCGAGCCAACAACTAAGTCTGTCATTGCTGAAAAGCTGGAGAGCGTCAAAAGCAACAGAGGCGGCATTCCTGCCATTCTTTACGCAGCTGAATTCGCCTGTTTCGAGGAATGCCAGGCACTCGTAAAGCAAGGAGAAGACGTGAATGTGACGGATAAAATTGGAAACGACGTCTACCACTACGCAT TTAATTCACAGCCACTGGATCTGTTGAAATTCGCTTTTGAGCAGGACCCGTCGGTGGTCAAAGTGAAGGAAAGGGACGAATACGACCAGGAAATTGCTTGGGAGGCAGCAATGAACCTAAATTTTGAGTCATTCATGTGGATTCTAGAGATGGCTGGCAGCTTAGTTGAAAGTAAAGAATGGAGACTGGAAATTATCAAACACGCTGCTGCCAATGACAACGAAGAAGATGGCGAGGCAATCGCCAATCACGTGTTCAATTCTTTCGCCAATGACTACGATAAAGAAGATTTGACCTGTGTTCTCACTGAAGTCATGCCGTGGGGAAAGTTGAAAGTTGTCCAAATGTTGGTTGATCGCGGTGCCGACCTGAAA GCTGTGGAGGAGAATGAATTGGAGGCTGCAAAATTCGTATACCAAAAGAACCCAGAAGAGATTACGTCACGAATGTTGATCTGCGCGGCAGAAAAAAGGAACGTCGAAATGTGCGAGTGGCTGGTTGGACTTCTCGAAGAGCAAGGTC GAAAACAGCCCGTGGATCAATCCCCTGAGTCGAATGAGAAGAAAGAGAAGATTCCAAGAGGGGAATTCGACCCAAAAGTGCCTCTTGCTGAAAAGCTGGCTTACGTCAAAAGCAACAGAGGCGACATTCCTGCCATTCTTTACGCGGCAGAATTCGCCTGTTTCGAGGTATGCCAGGAACTCGTAAAGCAAGGAGAAGACGTGAATGTGACGGATAAAATTGGAAACGACGTTTATCACTACGCATGTAAGAATAAAACGTGCGATTTGGAGCTGATCgatttgtttgcaaataacGGAGCTGATATTGAACGGTTGAATGAGAATCAGGATGATGCAGTCATGGACGCTCTGCAACAGGGAAACGTCAAGTTTGCAGTCAAGCTGTTCGGTTTGTACGGAACCGAGCGAAGTTTACTTTGGTATTGCATTCCTTCACAAACAACGAACATGTTGAAACTCGCTTACGACCAGGACCCGTCAGTGGTGAAAGTGAAGAACAGTGACGGATTCGACAAAGAGATATTGAAGCAGGCGGCATTATTCAAAGATTTTGAAACATTCGAGTTGGTCCTCCAGATAGAAAGAGATTTCAGCGGAGATTTACTCAAAAGTAAAGAATTTCGAGAGGATATTCTCAAGAAGGCTGCTATCAATGACAACGAAGAAGCTAGCGTGAAAATCACCgacttcattttttcttttgcgaATGACTTTGAGCAAAAAGATTTCACCCGTCTTCTCACCGATATCATGCCGGGGGCAAAGTTGAAAGTTGTCCAAATGTTGGTTGATCGCGGTGCCGACCTGAAAGTACGTATGTGGCGAGAAGGAATTTCTTATTCCCTCTTTGAGAAGGCTGTGGAGGAGAATGAATTGGAGGCTGCAAAATTCGCGTACGAAAAAAACCCAGAAGAGATTACGTCACGAATGTTGATCTGCGCGGCAGAAAAAAGGAACGTCGAAATGTGCGAGTGGCTGGTTGGGCTTCTCGAAGCGCcgttcattgaaattttgataccTGCCTTTATGTATTTCATAGCGCGTTATAAACCTTTCGGCGATGAAATCATTCCACAGTCTGCTCCCAAACTGCGTTCGTACATTAATCAAGTCGATAGAGAAGGCAAAACTGCTCTCCATTTGGCTGTGGACCAACACAATCTCGGTGCTTTAGGTGCCTTGCTCGAGATCGGCGCCGATATAGAAGTGCAATATCAATTCTACAACTTGTTGATCTACTGcttaaagaaaacatttttggaggGCGCTAAGATCGTGTACGCAAAGGACAGAAGCCAGTTGAGAGGATGTGACGCGAAAATGGCGTCGGCCTTTTCAAAAGATCGCGTTGAAACAGAGAATTGGCTGAATTCTCTCCGCGCAACCACAAATTCAAACTAA